In Terriglobia bacterium, the following are encoded in one genomic region:
- the dcd gene encoding dCTP deaminase, giving the protein MAIKSDRWIRRMAQEHGMINPFNDRQVREGVISYGVSSYGYDLRVADEFKIFTNVNSAIVDPKNFDERSFVSVQASSVLVPPNSFALARSVEYFKIPRDVLTICVGKSTYARCGIIVNVTPFEPEWEGFVTLEISNSTPLPAKIYSNEGLCQILFFQGDEPCETSYKDKAGKYQKQTGIVLPKL; this is encoded by the coding sequence ATGGCAATCAAAAGCGACCGCTGGATCCGCCGCATGGCGCAAGAGCATGGAATGATCAACCCTTTCAACGATCGCCAGGTGCGTGAAGGCGTGATTTCTTATGGCGTTTCGTCTTACGGGTACGATCTGCGCGTGGCCGACGAATTCAAGATCTTCACCAACGTCAACTCCGCCATTGTCGATCCCAAGAATTTCGACGAACGGTCCTTCGTCAGCGTGCAGGCGTCGTCCGTGCTGGTCCCGCCCAACTCTTTTGCCCTGGCGCGCTCGGTGGAATACTTCAAGATTCCCCGCGACGTGCTGACCATCTGCGTCGGCAAGTCCACTTATGCCCGCTGCGGCATCATCGTCAACGTGACGCCCTTTGAGCCCGAGTGGGAAGGTTTTGTCACGCTTGAGATTTCCAACAGCACACCCTTGCCGGCCAAAATCTATTCCAATGAGGGCCTTTGCCAAATCCTCTTCTTCCAGGGCGACGAGCCTTGCGAAACGAGCTACAAAGACAAAGCCGGGAAATACCAGAAACAGACGGGGATTGTGCTGCCGAAGCTCTAA